TGAGCGTTGCGAGCAATTGTTCGCGGACAGATTTACGGGCACGGTGCAAATTGACTTTCACTTGGTCGAGGCTGATGTTGAGCACTTCCGCGATTTCGTCGTACGTCAATTCTTCAATGTCGCGCAGGTGCATCACGAGGCGCTGTTTTTCCGGCAACGCCTGCATCATTTGTTTTACTTGGTCGGCCAGGTCACGGTTTTCGATAGTGTGGGCCTGATTGGTTGTTCCGTTGGAGCGTTCGGCCACGCCGTCGAGAGGTGTGGTGCGGCG
This genomic interval from Saprospiraceae bacterium contains the following:
- a CDS encoding RNA polymerase sigma factor, with the translated sequence MTQAIFQQHIFPIRDKLFRFALRITGSVHEAEDVVQEVMEKIWKSSEEQSGSVQNWEAWCMTLTRNRSLDKARSQNLRRTTPLDGVAERSNGTTNQAHTIENRDLADQVKQMMQALPEKQRLVMHLRDIEELTYDEIAEVLNISLDQVKVNLHRARKSVREQLLATLNHITIP